In Aphelocoma coerulescens isolate FSJ_1873_10779 chromosome 23, UR_Acoe_1.0, whole genome shotgun sequence, a genomic segment contains:
- the LUZP1 gene encoding leucine zipper protein 1 isoform X1: MAECTGYKETSNRHLRFKLQSLSRRLDELEEATKNLQKAEDELLDLQDKVIQAEGSNSSMLADIEALRKRVLKIEGKDEEIRKAEELCRLMKEKLEEEESLTRDLKSEIELLQRRMAELEKLEEAFSRSKNDCTQLCLSLNEEKNLTKKISTELEILRVKVKELESSEDRLDKSEQTLTGELEKLKSLALSFITERKHFNEREKQNEKIIQELTQKLEQNNKLNRADQTRNASNLLERSSNNLLDRNDIRIEDDLNSALPSKETRRKGSVDYLKHVENESRNKSENQKNKNQEDNKVKDLTQEIEKLKTQIKHFESLEEELKKVRAKNNDLQDSYLSEQNKNKLLTGQLEEIKMQIKKQKDLENGEVENEDTSFSSRGKHDRPKYRGVMTDLTAKHKPRELSPQQRRERARNRDFSVSNDSYSHGGKQVPSPNLMNRKAGKASGASAFSDTAVTDTRRLEEKPLVSTISSGQKEGCIMQNEGKRSKEQPSVLSRYPPAAQEQRSWKTPSKPVGDTGLRSKAEKPSQVLRGNCQNGADTWDEKSSKGESMASLAEKLNTSQAEVADCLGDMQLAKGNHTSSNGMASAYRYHMSSSVSVSDSAGSKVEAASTFAASHRQPLEGRAKRAAISQEKETADMSLESVKLSMLTKRSHHSRSQEDILQILTGLDKEDTEQSSSSAIDHVKMGLKTDSKTIQSNQEKLNSDEESGRGKKPTTQTDSEARKKVTSKQFSNSRGVFRASLFENDKKTVNDEDSTLCIKPSDASTGGLKSRRSFSPREALRSKAIIKPAIVEKDMKAVMGGTVSEAESEKQKSVFKMVTNKMTSSITIFPSEPIAPRTTADIAAKERHVTTSNIRVASNEPSPSITNNLPSPFEISINKSALKLSETDRSGEAAPRSKAETAVSRSSIMLKTSELMERNSETPLETISWKGHGSSDAGSSETKHVTVRSSWRTRQGLHSLEDSQTKVEKSAACSATSLSSVDLLEVEGNSSKTDSPEQTSSRTSATANSWSTPELGSRRTKSNLSASELLTRRNYASDPTAAAAWQRTTLPDESKDFVSSSRRKQYGSSEYLLQADASGRRIATKVELQDPESNFPAPPGLQGEEQGASRACRTSRR, from the exons ATGGCAGAATGTACAGGTTACAAGGAAACCTCAAATCGACACCTACGTTTCAAATTGCAGAGCCTTAGTCGCCGCCTTGATGAACTGGAGGAAGCAACTAAAAATCTGCAGAAGGCAGAGGATGAACTGCTTGACCTCCAGGACAAAGTTATCCAGGCAGAAGGCAGCAACTCCAGCATGCTGGCTGACATTGAAGCCCTGCGGAAAAGAGTGCTGAAGATTGAAGGCAAGGATGAAGAAATTAGGAAGGCTGAAGAGCTTTGCAgattaatgaaagaaaaacttgaAGAGGAGGAGAGCCTCACTCGAGATCTGAAGTCAGAAATTGAACTCCTTCAGAGGAGAATGGCAGAGCTGGAGAAGCTGGAGGAGGCCTTCAGCAGGAGCAAGAATGACTGTACACAGCTGTGTCTCAGCCTCAATGAAGAAAAGAACTTGACCAAAAAGATATCTACAGAATTAGAAATACTTAGAGTGAAAGTGAAAGAACTGGAATCATCTGAGGACAGGCTGGATAAAAGTGAGCAGACCTTAACAGGTGAGTTAGAAAAGCTGAAATCCTTAGCCCTGAGCTTTATCacggaaagaaaacattttaatgaaagagaaaagcaaaatgaaaaaataatccaGGAGCTAACACAGAAACTAGAACAAAACAATAAACTAAATAGGGCAGATCAAACTAGAAATGCATCCAACTTGCTAGAAAGGTCATCCAACAATCTCCTGGACAGAAATGATATAAGAATTGAAGATGACTTGAATTCTGCACTGCCTTCTAAGGAGACCAGGAGGAAGGGAAGTGTGGATTACTTGAAACATGTAGAAAATGAATCCAGGAATAAATCAGAAaaccaaaagaataaaaaccagGAAGACAACAAAGTGAAAGATCTCACCCAAGAAATTGAGAAACTTAAAACTCAGATCAAACATTTTGAATCTTTAGAAGAAGAACTTAAAAAAGTGAGAGCCAAAAATAATGATCTGCAAGACAGTTACTTGAGTGAGCAGAATAAAAACAAACTCTTAACAGGTCAgctagaagaaataaaaatgcaaataaagaaacagaaagatctGGAGAATGGAGAAGTTGAAAATGAAGATACAAGCTTTTCTAGCAGGGGAAAACATGACCGACCTAAATACAGAGGTGTCATGACTGATTTGACAGCTAAGCACAAGCCAAGGGAGCTCTCACCGCAGCAACGCCGGGAAAGAGCACGGAACAGAGACTTCTCTGTCAGTAATGACAGCTACAGCCATGGTGGTAAGCAGGTGCCCAGTCCAAACTTAATGAACCGAAAAGCAGGGAAAGCATCTGGTGCATCTGCATTTTCCGACACTGCTGTCACAGATACAAGAAGACTGGAAGAGAAACCTTTAGTTTCCACTATTTCTTCTGGTCAGAAGGAAGGCTGCATCATGCAGAATGAGGGGAAGAGATCCAAAGAGCAGCCATCTGTCCTCAGCCGATATCCTCCTGCTGCACAAGAGCAGAGGTCTTGGAAAACACCTTCCAAACCTGTTGGTGACACAGGCCTGAGATCCAAGGCTGAAAAGCCATCTCAGGTACTCCGTGGCAACTGCCAAAATGGTGCTGACACATGGGATGAAAAGTCAAGCAAAGGAGAATCAATGGCTTCTTTGGCTGAGAAGCTGAACACAAGTCAGGCTGAAGTTGCTGACTGCTTGGGGGACATGCAGCTTGCAAAGGGTAACCACACCTCTTCCAATGGCATGGCTTCAGCATACAGGTACCACATGTCCTCCAGTGTGTCAGTCTCAGACTCTGCTGGCTCTAAAGTAGAAGCAGCGAGCACTTTTGCTGCATCACACAGACAGCCCTTAGAGGGGAGGGCTAAAAGGGCAGCAATCTCCCAGGAAAAAGAAACTGCAGACATGTCACTTGAAAGTGTGAAGCTTTCAATGCTAACAAAGCGTTCCCATCACTCCAGGAGTCAGGAAGACATTCTGCAGATTCTCACAGGTCTTGATAAAGAAGACACAGAACAGTCTTCAAGTTCAGCAATAGATCATGTAAAGATGGGTTTAAAAACTGACTCCAAAACCATCCAGAGTAACCAGGAAAAACTTAATTCAGATGAAGAATCAGGAAGAGGTAAAAAACCAACCACTCAGACAGATTCTGAGGCAAGAAAGAAAGTCACTTCCAAGCAGTTCTCCAATTCTAGGGGAGTTTTTAGAGCATCACTTTttgaaaatgacaaaaaaactgTGAATGATGAAGACTCTACCCTGTGCATAAAACCATCGGATGCCAGCACTGGAGGATTGAAATCCAGAAGGTCGTTCAGCCCAAGAGAAGCTCTAAGGTCAAAAGCCATCATTAAACCTGCAATTGTTGAGAAGGATATGAAGGCAGTCATGGGAGGGACTGTTTCAGAGGCAGagtcagaaaaacagaaatctgtttttaaaatggTAACAAATAAAATGACAAGCAGTATCACAATCTTTCCTTCTGAGCCAATAGCTCCAAGGACAACTGCAGATatagcagcaaaggaaaggcaTGTTACCACCAGCAACATCAGAGTTGCTTCAAATGAGCCTTCACCATCAATAACAAACAATCTCCCTTCACCCTTTGAGATCTCAATTAATAAAAGTGCTCTGAAATTATCTGAAACAGACAGAAGTGGAGAGGCAGCACCGAGGAGTAAAGCTGAAACAGCGGTCTCCAGAAGCAGCATTATGCTAAAGACTTCTGAACTCATGGAGAGGAACAGTGAGACACCTTTGGAGACAATCAGCTGGAAGGGCCATGGCTCGTCAGATGCAGGTTCATCCGAAACAAAGCATGTCACTGTGAGAAGTTCCTGGAGAACAAGACAAGGCCTACATTCCCTGGAGGACTCTCAAACCAAAGTGGAGAAAAGTGCAGCTTGCAGTGCCACAAGCTTGTCCTCAGTGGACCTTTTGGAAGTGGAAGGGAATAGTTCGAAAACAGACTCCCCGGAGCAGACTTCATCAAGGACAAGTGCCACAGCTAATTCTTGGAGTACCCCTGAACTGGGGTCCCGAAGGACCAAAAGTAACTTAAGTGCATCTGAACTGCTAACACGCAGGAACTATGCAAGTGATcctacagcagctgctgcctggcagcGGACCACACTACCT GATGAAAGCAAGGATTTTGTGTCCAGTTCCAGAAGGAAGCAGTACGGATCTTCTGAGTACCTCTTACAGGCTGACGCTTCGGGGAGAAGGATAGCCACCAAGGTAGAGCTGCAGGACCCTGAATCCAACTTCCCTGCACCACCAGGTCtccagggagaggagcag GGTGCTTCCCGGGCCTGCCGGACATCTCGGAGATGA
- the LUZP1 gene encoding leucine zipper protein 1 isoform X2 produces the protein MAECTGYKETSNRHLRFKLQSLSRRLDELEEATKNLQKAEDELLDLQDKVIQAEGSNSSMLADIEALRKRVLKIEGKDEEIRKAEELCRLMKEKLEEEESLTRDLKSEIELLQRRMAELEKLEEAFSRSKNDCTQLCLSLNEEKNLTKKISTELEILRVKVKELESSEDRLDKSEQTLTGELEKLKSLALSFITERKHFNEREKQNEKIIQELTQKLEQNNKLNRADQTRNASNLLERSSNNLLDRNDIRIEDDLNSALPSKETRRKGSVDYLKHVENESRNKSENQKNKNQEDNKVKDLTQEIEKLKTQIKHFESLEEELKKVRAKNNDLQDSYLSEQNKNKLLTGQLEEIKMQIKKQKDLENGEVENEDTSFSSRGKHDRPKYRGVMTDLTAKHKPRELSPQQRRERARNRDFSVSNDSYSHGGKQVPSPNLMNRKAGKASGASAFSDTAVTDTRRLEEKPLVSTISSGQKEGCIMQNEGKRSKEQPSVLSRYPPAAQEQRSWKTPSKPVGDTGLRSKAEKPSQVLRGNCQNGADTWDEKSSKGESMASLAEKLNTSQAEVADCLGDMQLAKGNHTSSNGMASAYRYHMSSSVSVSDSAGSKVEAASTFAASHRQPLEGRAKRAAISQEKETADMSLESVKLSMLTKRSHHSRSQEDILQILTGLDKEDTEQSSSSAIDHVKMGLKTDSKTIQSNQEKLNSDEESGRGKKPTTQTDSEARKKVTSKQFSNSRGVFRASLFENDKKTVNDEDSTLCIKPSDASTGGLKSRRSFSPREALRSKAIIKPAIVEKDMKAVMGGTVSEAESEKQKSVFKMVTNKMTSSITIFPSEPIAPRTTADIAAKERHVTTSNIRVASNEPSPSITNNLPSPFEISINKSALKLSETDRSGEAAPRSKAETAVSRSSIMLKTSELMERNSETPLETISWKGHGSSDAGSSETKHVTVRSSWRTRQGLHSLEDSQTKVEKSAACSATSLSSVDLLEVEGNSSKTDSPEQTSSRTSATANSWSTPELGSRRTKSNLSASELLTRRNYASDPTAAAAWQRTTLPGEESSHRRQFSMNSSVSRSYGLWFFVKCFDMGHFFMGCSPSGTGCSSVGPPRGHKSFQ, from the exons ATGGCAGAATGTACAGGTTACAAGGAAACCTCAAATCGACACCTACGTTTCAAATTGCAGAGCCTTAGTCGCCGCCTTGATGAACTGGAGGAAGCAACTAAAAATCTGCAGAAGGCAGAGGATGAACTGCTTGACCTCCAGGACAAAGTTATCCAGGCAGAAGGCAGCAACTCCAGCATGCTGGCTGACATTGAAGCCCTGCGGAAAAGAGTGCTGAAGATTGAAGGCAAGGATGAAGAAATTAGGAAGGCTGAAGAGCTTTGCAgattaatgaaagaaaaacttgaAGAGGAGGAGAGCCTCACTCGAGATCTGAAGTCAGAAATTGAACTCCTTCAGAGGAGAATGGCAGAGCTGGAGAAGCTGGAGGAGGCCTTCAGCAGGAGCAAGAATGACTGTACACAGCTGTGTCTCAGCCTCAATGAAGAAAAGAACTTGACCAAAAAGATATCTACAGAATTAGAAATACTTAGAGTGAAAGTGAAAGAACTGGAATCATCTGAGGACAGGCTGGATAAAAGTGAGCAGACCTTAACAGGTGAGTTAGAAAAGCTGAAATCCTTAGCCCTGAGCTTTATCacggaaagaaaacattttaatgaaagagaaaagcaaaatgaaaaaataatccaGGAGCTAACACAGAAACTAGAACAAAACAATAAACTAAATAGGGCAGATCAAACTAGAAATGCATCCAACTTGCTAGAAAGGTCATCCAACAATCTCCTGGACAGAAATGATATAAGAATTGAAGATGACTTGAATTCTGCACTGCCTTCTAAGGAGACCAGGAGGAAGGGAAGTGTGGATTACTTGAAACATGTAGAAAATGAATCCAGGAATAAATCAGAAaaccaaaagaataaaaaccagGAAGACAACAAAGTGAAAGATCTCACCCAAGAAATTGAGAAACTTAAAACTCAGATCAAACATTTTGAATCTTTAGAAGAAGAACTTAAAAAAGTGAGAGCCAAAAATAATGATCTGCAAGACAGTTACTTGAGTGAGCAGAATAAAAACAAACTCTTAACAGGTCAgctagaagaaataaaaatgcaaataaagaaacagaaagatctGGAGAATGGAGAAGTTGAAAATGAAGATACAAGCTTTTCTAGCAGGGGAAAACATGACCGACCTAAATACAGAGGTGTCATGACTGATTTGACAGCTAAGCACAAGCCAAGGGAGCTCTCACCGCAGCAACGCCGGGAAAGAGCACGGAACAGAGACTTCTCTGTCAGTAATGACAGCTACAGCCATGGTGGTAAGCAGGTGCCCAGTCCAAACTTAATGAACCGAAAAGCAGGGAAAGCATCTGGTGCATCTGCATTTTCCGACACTGCTGTCACAGATACAAGAAGACTGGAAGAGAAACCTTTAGTTTCCACTATTTCTTCTGGTCAGAAGGAAGGCTGCATCATGCAGAATGAGGGGAAGAGATCCAAAGAGCAGCCATCTGTCCTCAGCCGATATCCTCCTGCTGCACAAGAGCAGAGGTCTTGGAAAACACCTTCCAAACCTGTTGGTGACACAGGCCTGAGATCCAAGGCTGAAAAGCCATCTCAGGTACTCCGTGGCAACTGCCAAAATGGTGCTGACACATGGGATGAAAAGTCAAGCAAAGGAGAATCAATGGCTTCTTTGGCTGAGAAGCTGAACACAAGTCAGGCTGAAGTTGCTGACTGCTTGGGGGACATGCAGCTTGCAAAGGGTAACCACACCTCTTCCAATGGCATGGCTTCAGCATACAGGTACCACATGTCCTCCAGTGTGTCAGTCTCAGACTCTGCTGGCTCTAAAGTAGAAGCAGCGAGCACTTTTGCTGCATCACACAGACAGCCCTTAGAGGGGAGGGCTAAAAGGGCAGCAATCTCCCAGGAAAAAGAAACTGCAGACATGTCACTTGAAAGTGTGAAGCTTTCAATGCTAACAAAGCGTTCCCATCACTCCAGGAGTCAGGAAGACATTCTGCAGATTCTCACAGGTCTTGATAAAGAAGACACAGAACAGTCTTCAAGTTCAGCAATAGATCATGTAAAGATGGGTTTAAAAACTGACTCCAAAACCATCCAGAGTAACCAGGAAAAACTTAATTCAGATGAAGAATCAGGAAGAGGTAAAAAACCAACCACTCAGACAGATTCTGAGGCAAGAAAGAAAGTCACTTCCAAGCAGTTCTCCAATTCTAGGGGAGTTTTTAGAGCATCACTTTttgaaaatgacaaaaaaactgTGAATGATGAAGACTCTACCCTGTGCATAAAACCATCGGATGCCAGCACTGGAGGATTGAAATCCAGAAGGTCGTTCAGCCCAAGAGAAGCTCTAAGGTCAAAAGCCATCATTAAACCTGCAATTGTTGAGAAGGATATGAAGGCAGTCATGGGAGGGACTGTTTCAGAGGCAGagtcagaaaaacagaaatctgtttttaaaatggTAACAAATAAAATGACAAGCAGTATCACAATCTTTCCTTCTGAGCCAATAGCTCCAAGGACAACTGCAGATatagcagcaaaggaaaggcaTGTTACCACCAGCAACATCAGAGTTGCTTCAAATGAGCCTTCACCATCAATAACAAACAATCTCCCTTCACCCTTTGAGATCTCAATTAATAAAAGTGCTCTGAAATTATCTGAAACAGACAGAAGTGGAGAGGCAGCACCGAGGAGTAAAGCTGAAACAGCGGTCTCCAGAAGCAGCATTATGCTAAAGACTTCTGAACTCATGGAGAGGAACAGTGAGACACCTTTGGAGACAATCAGCTGGAAGGGCCATGGCTCGTCAGATGCAGGTTCATCCGAAACAAAGCATGTCACTGTGAGAAGTTCCTGGAGAACAAGACAAGGCCTACATTCCCTGGAGGACTCTCAAACCAAAGTGGAGAAAAGTGCAGCTTGCAGTGCCACAAGCTTGTCCTCAGTGGACCTTTTGGAAGTGGAAGGGAATAGTTCGAAAACAGACTCCCCGGAGCAGACTTCATCAAGGACAAGTGCCACAGCTAATTCTTGGAGTACCCCTGAACTGGGGTCCCGAAGGACCAAAAGTAACTTAAGTGCATCTGAACTGCTAACACGCAGGAACTATGCAAGTGATcctacagcagctgctgcctggcagcGGACCACACTACCT ggagaggagtcctcccacaggagacagttctccatgaactccAGTGTGAGTCGTTCCTATGGGCTATGGTTCTTTGTGAAGTGCTTTGACATGGGTCACTTtttcatggggtgcagtccctcaggaacaggttgctccagtgtgggtcccccaAGGGGTCACAAATCCTTCCAGTAA
- the LUZP1 gene encoding leucine zipper protein 1 isoform X4 has product MAECTGYKETSNRHLRFKLQSLSRRLDELEEATKNLQKAEDELLDLQDKVIQAEGSNSSMLADIEALRKRVLKIEGKDEEIRKAEELCRLMKEKLEEEESLTRDLKSEIELLQRRMAELEKLEEAFSRSKNDCTQLCLSLNEEKNLTKKISTELEILRVKVKELESSEDRLDKSEQTLTGELEKLKSLALSFITERKHFNEREKQNEKIIQELTQKLEQNNKLNRADQTRNASNLLERSSNNLLDRNDIRIEDDLNSALPSKETRRKGSVDYLKHVENESRNKSENQKNKNQEDNKVKDLTQEIEKLKTQIKHFESLEEELKKVRAKNNDLQDSYLSEQNKNKLLTGQLEEIKMQIKKQKDLENGEVENEDTSFSSRGKHDRPKYRGVMTDLTAKHKPRELSPQQRRERARNRDFSVSNDSYSHGGKQVPSPNLMNRKAGKASGASAFSDTAVTDTRRLEEKPLVSTISSGQKEGCIMQNEGKRSKEQPSVLSRYPPAAQEQRSWKTPSKPVGDTGLRSKAEKPSQVLRGNCQNGADTWDEKSSKGESMASLAEKLNTSQAEVADCLGDMQLAKGNHTSSNGMASAYRYHMSSSVSVSDSAGSKVEAASTFAASHRQPLEGRAKRAAISQEKETADMSLESVKLSMLTKRSHHSRSQEDILQILTGLDKEDTEQSSSSAIDHVKMGLKTDSKTIQSNQEKLNSDEESGRGKKPTTQTDSEARKKVTSKQFSNSRGVFRASLFENDKKTVNDEDSTLCIKPSDASTGGLKSRRSFSPREALRSKAIIKPAIVEKDMKAVMGGTVSEAESEKQKSVFKMVTNKMTSSITIFPSEPIAPRTTADIAAKERHVTTSNIRVASNEPSPSITNNLPSPFEISINKSALKLSETDRSGEAAPRSKAETAVSRSSIMLKTSELMERNSETPLETISWKGHGSSDAGSSETKHVTVRSSWRTRQGLHSLEDSQTKVEKSAACSATSLSSVDLLEVEGNSSKTDSPEQTSSRTSATANSWSTPELGSRRTKSNLSASELLTRRNYASDPTAAAAWQRTTLPYVITEMLLPYLIVSALASGRSISEPAGIGSDGYGGSF; this is encoded by the exons ATGGCAGAATGTACAGGTTACAAGGAAACCTCAAATCGACACCTACGTTTCAAATTGCAGAGCCTTAGTCGCCGCCTTGATGAACTGGAGGAAGCAACTAAAAATCTGCAGAAGGCAGAGGATGAACTGCTTGACCTCCAGGACAAAGTTATCCAGGCAGAAGGCAGCAACTCCAGCATGCTGGCTGACATTGAAGCCCTGCGGAAAAGAGTGCTGAAGATTGAAGGCAAGGATGAAGAAATTAGGAAGGCTGAAGAGCTTTGCAgattaatgaaagaaaaacttgaAGAGGAGGAGAGCCTCACTCGAGATCTGAAGTCAGAAATTGAACTCCTTCAGAGGAGAATGGCAGAGCTGGAGAAGCTGGAGGAGGCCTTCAGCAGGAGCAAGAATGACTGTACACAGCTGTGTCTCAGCCTCAATGAAGAAAAGAACTTGACCAAAAAGATATCTACAGAATTAGAAATACTTAGAGTGAAAGTGAAAGAACTGGAATCATCTGAGGACAGGCTGGATAAAAGTGAGCAGACCTTAACAGGTGAGTTAGAAAAGCTGAAATCCTTAGCCCTGAGCTTTATCacggaaagaaaacattttaatgaaagagaaaagcaaaatgaaaaaataatccaGGAGCTAACACAGAAACTAGAACAAAACAATAAACTAAATAGGGCAGATCAAACTAGAAATGCATCCAACTTGCTAGAAAGGTCATCCAACAATCTCCTGGACAGAAATGATATAAGAATTGAAGATGACTTGAATTCTGCACTGCCTTCTAAGGAGACCAGGAGGAAGGGAAGTGTGGATTACTTGAAACATGTAGAAAATGAATCCAGGAATAAATCAGAAaaccaaaagaataaaaaccagGAAGACAACAAAGTGAAAGATCTCACCCAAGAAATTGAGAAACTTAAAACTCAGATCAAACATTTTGAATCTTTAGAAGAAGAACTTAAAAAAGTGAGAGCCAAAAATAATGATCTGCAAGACAGTTACTTGAGTGAGCAGAATAAAAACAAACTCTTAACAGGTCAgctagaagaaataaaaatgcaaataaagaaacagaaagatctGGAGAATGGAGAAGTTGAAAATGAAGATACAAGCTTTTCTAGCAGGGGAAAACATGACCGACCTAAATACAGAGGTGTCATGACTGATTTGACAGCTAAGCACAAGCCAAGGGAGCTCTCACCGCAGCAACGCCGGGAAAGAGCACGGAACAGAGACTTCTCTGTCAGTAATGACAGCTACAGCCATGGTGGTAAGCAGGTGCCCAGTCCAAACTTAATGAACCGAAAAGCAGGGAAAGCATCTGGTGCATCTGCATTTTCCGACACTGCTGTCACAGATACAAGAAGACTGGAAGAGAAACCTTTAGTTTCCACTATTTCTTCTGGTCAGAAGGAAGGCTGCATCATGCAGAATGAGGGGAAGAGATCCAAAGAGCAGCCATCTGTCCTCAGCCGATATCCTCCTGCTGCACAAGAGCAGAGGTCTTGGAAAACACCTTCCAAACCTGTTGGTGACACAGGCCTGAGATCCAAGGCTGAAAAGCCATCTCAGGTACTCCGTGGCAACTGCCAAAATGGTGCTGACACATGGGATGAAAAGTCAAGCAAAGGAGAATCAATGGCTTCTTTGGCTGAGAAGCTGAACACAAGTCAGGCTGAAGTTGCTGACTGCTTGGGGGACATGCAGCTTGCAAAGGGTAACCACACCTCTTCCAATGGCATGGCTTCAGCATACAGGTACCACATGTCCTCCAGTGTGTCAGTCTCAGACTCTGCTGGCTCTAAAGTAGAAGCAGCGAGCACTTTTGCTGCATCACACAGACAGCCCTTAGAGGGGAGGGCTAAAAGGGCAGCAATCTCCCAGGAAAAAGAAACTGCAGACATGTCACTTGAAAGTGTGAAGCTTTCAATGCTAACAAAGCGTTCCCATCACTCCAGGAGTCAGGAAGACATTCTGCAGATTCTCACAGGTCTTGATAAAGAAGACACAGAACAGTCTTCAAGTTCAGCAATAGATCATGTAAAGATGGGTTTAAAAACTGACTCCAAAACCATCCAGAGTAACCAGGAAAAACTTAATTCAGATGAAGAATCAGGAAGAGGTAAAAAACCAACCACTCAGACAGATTCTGAGGCAAGAAAGAAAGTCACTTCCAAGCAGTTCTCCAATTCTAGGGGAGTTTTTAGAGCATCACTTTttgaaaatgacaaaaaaactgTGAATGATGAAGACTCTACCCTGTGCATAAAACCATCGGATGCCAGCACTGGAGGATTGAAATCCAGAAGGTCGTTCAGCCCAAGAGAAGCTCTAAGGTCAAAAGCCATCATTAAACCTGCAATTGTTGAGAAGGATATGAAGGCAGTCATGGGAGGGACTGTTTCAGAGGCAGagtcagaaaaacagaaatctgtttttaaaatggTAACAAATAAAATGACAAGCAGTATCACAATCTTTCCTTCTGAGCCAATAGCTCCAAGGACAACTGCAGATatagcagcaaaggaaaggcaTGTTACCACCAGCAACATCAGAGTTGCTTCAAATGAGCCTTCACCATCAATAACAAACAATCTCCCTTCACCCTTTGAGATCTCAATTAATAAAAGTGCTCTGAAATTATCTGAAACAGACAGAAGTGGAGAGGCAGCACCGAGGAGTAAAGCTGAAACAGCGGTCTCCAGAAGCAGCATTATGCTAAAGACTTCTGAACTCATGGAGAGGAACAGTGAGACACCTTTGGAGACAATCAGCTGGAAGGGCCATGGCTCGTCAGATGCAGGTTCATCCGAAACAAAGCATGTCACTGTGAGAAGTTCCTGGAGAACAAGACAAGGCCTACATTCCCTGGAGGACTCTCAAACCAAAGTGGAGAAAAGTGCAGCTTGCAGTGCCACAAGCTTGTCCTCAGTGGACCTTTTGGAAGTGGAAGGGAATAGTTCGAAAACAGACTCCCCGGAGCAGACTTCATCAAGGACAAGTGCCACAGCTAATTCTTGGAGTACCCCTGAACTGGGGTCCCGAAGGACCAAAAGTAACTTAAGTGCATCTGAACTGCTAACACGCAGGAACTATGCAAGTGATcctacagcagctgctgcctggcagcGGACCACACTACCT taTGTTATCACAGAGATGCTGCTACCTTACCTGATTGtgtcagccttggccagtggcaggTCCATCTCAGAGccggctggcattggctctgatGGATATGGAGGAAgtttctag